The DNA segment GTCCTTGAACTGGACCATCCGGCCGGCCTCGCCGAACCCGGTGATGCAGCTCAGCACCCAGCCGAGTTGCGCGTGCTCGGGGACGTGCGACTGCACGAAGAGCGTGCAGAGCTCCGGGTCCAGGCCGAGCGCGAGCAGTTGCGCCACCGAGACGCGAGTACGGTTACGCAGAGCCACCGGGTCGTGCCCCATGGTGATCGCGTGCAGGTCGACCACGCAGTAGAACGCGTCGTGCGTGTTCTGCATCGCCACCCAGTTGCGAACGGCGCCCAGATAGTTGCCGAGGTGGAAGGAGTCGGCAGTCGGCTGAATGCCGGAGAGCACACGCGGGCGGCGGGCAACGTCGGACATGGCCGCCATTGTGTCAGCCTCGGCCCGGTGACCGCGAATCCCCTACCGGGTTGCGCCGATGTTTGAACCTGTTGACTTATGAGCGTTTGTGGGGGATTCTATGATCGTCATCCCTAGGAAAGGTCTCAGCCGTGAAATTGCTCGTCACCGGCGGCGCCGGCTACGTCGGCAGCGTGACCAGCAGGCTACTGCTGGACGCCGGCCACGAAGTGGTCGTCCTCGACAACCTTCGCACCGGCTTCCGTGAGGCCGTCGCGCCGGATGCCACCTTCGTTCAGGCGGACATCGCCGACGCCGCGCAGGTCCTCACCCCGGACGCCGGGTTCGACGCCGTCCTGCACTTCGCCGGGCTGATCGCGGCCGGTGAGTCGATGGCCAAGCCCGAGCTCTACTGGCACGAGAACGTCGTGAAGTCGCTCGCCTTCCTCGACGCGATCCGCGCAGCGAAGGTACCCCGGGTGATCTTCTCGTCCACCGCCGCGGTCTACGGCAACCCGGTCGAGCTGCCCATCACCGAGTCCGCCGTGAAGGCCCCCACCAGCACGTACGGGTCGACGAAGCTGACCTTCGACCTGGCGCTGACCTCCGAGACGTTCGCTCACGGCCTCGCCGCGGTCTCGCTGCGCTACTTCAACGTCGCCGGGGCGTACATCGACGGCGACCGCGAGATCGGCGAGCGGCACGACCCGGAGACGCACCTCATCCCGATCACCCTGCAGGCCGCCGCCGGCAAGCGGGAGAAACTGCAGCTCTTCGGCGACGACTACCCCACGCCGGACGGCACCTGCGTGCGCGACTACATCCACGTCGAGGACCTGGCCCGGGCACACCTGCTCGCGCTGGACGCCACGACGGCCGGTGAGCACAAGATCTACAACCTCGGCAACGGCAACGGCTTCTCCAACAAGCAGGTCGTCGAGGCAGCCCGCGAGGTGACCGGCGCCGCCATCCCGGTGGAGATCGCCCCGCGCCGCGACGGCGACCCGGCGACCCTGGTCGCCTCCTCCGAGCGGGCGCGTACCGAGCTGGGCTGGGTTCCGCGGAAGAACACGCTCCAGGACATGATCGGTGACGCCTGGACCTTCTACCGGAAGCACGTGGCATGAGCCTGTCCGAGATCTTCAAGGACGCGTACGGCGCCGAGCCCACCGGTTTCTGGGCCGCGCCCGGCCGGGTCAACCTGATCGGCGAGCACACCGACTACAACGACGGTTTCGTGCTCCCCTTCGCTCTGCCGCAGCGCACCGTCGCGGCGGCCGGCCCCTCCGAGGA comes from the Actinoplanes sp. OR16 genome and includes:
- the galE gene encoding UDP-glucose 4-epimerase GalE — encoded protein: MKLLVTGGAGYVGSVTSRLLLDAGHEVVVLDNLRTGFREAVAPDATFVQADIADAAQVLTPDAGFDAVLHFAGLIAAGESMAKPELYWHENVVKSLAFLDAIRAAKVPRVIFSSTAAVYGNPVELPITESAVKAPTSTYGSTKLTFDLALTSETFAHGLAAVSLRYFNVAGAYIDGDREIGERHDPETHLIPITLQAAAGKREKLQLFGDDYPTPDGTCVRDYIHVEDLARAHLLALDATTAGEHKIYNLGNGNGFSNKQVVEAAREVTGAAIPVEIAPRRDGDPATLVASSERARTELGWVPRKNTLQDMIGDAWTFYRKHVA